The Gossypium hirsutum isolate 1008001.06 chromosome A13, Gossypium_hirsutum_v2.1, whole genome shotgun sequence nucleotide sequence CTCTACCTCTGTAGGAAAAGAGTTCGTGTTCTTGTAAGTCTTTTAACTCGAAATTTACTTTTTACCAGATTGTTTAGTTCAATTAGTTCATACAATGTCAACGTCTATATAGTTAGTTCTTTCTAGTGTTAGCCCACTCATAGCATTATTGCACATGTCATGAATTGACCTCAATGTCGATAAGTACATGTTTAGTTGGTTGAGAATTTATTAGTGCTTTTAGTGTGACTTAGCCTTAAATTAAGATGATTACTCTTCACCCAATTTTtcatattctaaaaaaatataatcatttcaaacgtactaataaattaattagttatgacttaaacatgtacatataatgtgcAGATGTTGACTTCATCGACCGAAAGGTTTCAAAAAATACTAAAGGAAGCCCCCGTGGATTGCCAAAACTATTTAGTGCAAGTGACCAAGTACCAAGCTGCTCAAAATTGTAAGGTATGAGAATACATATATGCATGATCACTATATATCGTTGAGGGTTGCCTCTTGACCCTATTAAAAACTCAAATAGGTTCACAGAATGAGTCAACTGAGTATTTAAGGATACGATAGGTTTATAGAGCATGAACATCTTATGGGGTGTGTAAAAAGACAAATTACATGCGATATATGATTAACCTAAGTAGTAGCTTCACCCAGAAAAGCTCTATATACTATAAGGCATGAATTTGAATCTGACTATATACAATTACGCATGATTATCTTCTCGAACATTAAGACCACTTCAAGTACTTACCTTTCTATGGAAATAAGAgacaaaaactcaaaaaaaaaaaattacaaaacatgTTGATGGTTTGGTCTTGTCTGGCTCTGTAAGTATGTAATATTATATACTAATGATGATTGAAATGGTTGTAATGGAAATTATAAACAGACATGGATAGTGGGGAAGTGGATAACACCATGGGAGCAAAGCTGGGCTCCATCAGGAACCCATTTCCATCAATTTGTTGTACCGCCCATTTTGCCTATCAGAAGAGACTGCACTTACGGTGATCTAGCTGCCATGAGGTTGCCACCTGATGTTGAAGGCCTTGGTTCTTGTGAGGTACTCtctctcccccccccccaaaaaaaaaaaatccccctACGTGATTATTATTAATGCAATGAATGAAACATCAGAATCAATATAATAATACCTTGAGTTCCATAATAAGATTGAGACTTTAAAGTTGTGAGGTTTCAACTTTGAGTCTCATCTAAATACAATGTCAAAAGGGTAGACACAAGTTTTGTCCtcctttaaaatgaaaaaatttcaatttttactctcTAAGATGTATAAATTTTAAGTTTGTAcacatgataaaattacactttaacttataaaaatgataaattttgatctactactcttttaaaaaattataaagacatTAACTAATACAATGGTGAAgtgcattttagtccttataaaaatatataatttaattccagcTCCTCCAAAAAATTTGGGTAAACTATAGTAGAGGTCACCTAactatgatttttcttttttagtcaccAAACTATGAAAACTTATGAAATTGTCAcccaactatttaattttgtcttttttagtcACCAATTAACTAACATAAAAATAGAAACATAGAAGAATCCAAGATAGTTAAGTGGCCAAAAAAcacaaaattgaataattaagtgATGATTTTTAACTTTACATAGATAACAAAAAAGAAACATAGTTAAATAGctactaatataatttacccaaaaaaatttcTGGTTTTATCTAAATGCGTATGTTCTCCACTAAAGTTTTTTGTTTCAGCTCCGATTCtcgttttatataaaattattttaattgttcagTTTCATATTGGTAATGTTTGATTCTATCGAAACAGTATACAATGGAGCGAGGAGTGGTGCATGCATGCCATGCAGGAGGTGTAGTTCATCAGCTAGAAGGTTGGAGTCACCATGAAGTTGGAGCAATTGATGTGGATAGGATTGATCTTGTATGGGAAGCTGCTCTCAAACTTGGTTTAAAGCCAGTCTCGAGTGtaaacaattgaaaaaaaaattctttgtcatcaataaAAAACCATCAAACAGTGAAGgagaaaatttaaatatatatataaatattttttttaattttgaaaattgaaacatATTTGGTTTGTGGTTTTATTCTCTTTATTAAAATATACTGTGTTTGGAGGAAAACAAATATGATACACTTTAAATTGATAGCGTGCAATGCAAGTAATATAGGAAGGTTATTcttcttttctattatttttttttataactaCTCATTATTAACTcaatattaattgataaataggtTTTAGAAATTATGCTTTTATGTGGATAAGTTGAATGCTTAAATATTAACCCTTTAATTGTACAAGTAAAACGAGAACAAAATTCTCATATAAACAAAGGCCAACAAAACAACATACCCAactataaagataaaaaaaaaacagttgaGGACCTCAATCTAGTACTAGACAAAGCCTCTAAAGGCTAATAAACCGTACAATCCTATCGGTTAGATTAAGAACCATTTGATTATCGGTTCGaaaaaattgaattgatttttgatTGAACCACTTTGAATCGGTTTAATTTAGAGgtgaatttagaaatttttttaagtggctgaaattgaattataagttttttataagtcaaaataaaattttatcatgtattaatttatgattatattatttttaaagggactttaacagatttttttttcattttgaaggaggttaaaatgcaatttaatcatatattaatttataatttgctCCAAGTCAAATAAAGTTACAAAACCGAATGAATTGAtagtgaatttatttttttttatttttgataatttatttaattaaaattaaaccgaTCTATTGTATTAAAAAGTGTAAACTACACAGACAATCACTagactattaataaattttattttaagtacttaaaataaaaaatttgtaatttaagcaCCCACATTATATAATTCGGTCATTTTGGTCACTCTCATTAAAATCACAAACGGCAAATTAACGAGACAAttaaaaaatcgatataacaacaaatttTATCCTTAACTCTTATATATTATATcagtttaatcaaaattttataaaattaactctcaaattttataaatattctcattttgatgtttaaaatctttacaaatattttcaatttattcataaTTTGATAGTGGTAGAAGACATGAAACTTGTTGGATGTTGTTCAGGTTTTAACAGATATGAATCATTCAATTAAAAAGGCTTATATTTCATCTGATGGATAGTGGTTCATCGATGGTAGGATAAAGATTTTTAGCATAAATTTgagattatttgtaaattttgaaagttaattttttaaaattatgataaatcgatataatatataaaaattaagagctaaatatattattatattaatttttttaacagccACATCAGCTTTTCGTTTGTGATTTtaatgcaaatgaccaaaataacctAATTATATAATGTGAATACTTTAACtgtaacttttttaaattttgggtgcctaaaataaaaattatttactgAATGAAGGACTACCTATGGAATTTACCctattaaaaatcaatttaacctTGGATAAAGGGAAAAGGAACAGCAAGACTTTAGTTGTTCCTACGTGGTGGAAAAAGAACAAAACTGGAGGACACGTGGCACCTTCATAAAACACCGACACTGTCCAAAATCCAACCGCCATTAAAACCTCTGTTCATCATTTTATCTCCCCTTTCATCTGCTAAATCCAACTTCTTTTAAAACACAATGGAGAAATCAAAGAGAGTTTCATTGGGTGTTCAAAAGAACACTAAACAATCCAAGAAAAAGAAACTCTTGACCAATGTTTTTAATTACTTGAAATCCGATAATTACATGTTTGCTCCTCTCATTTCTCCTTCAATCTCAGCAGgtacttgtttttttaatgaaGCTTTTTTCtagtttctttttatattttgcatCAATGGGGGTatacccatttttattttttttgaaggaCCGAAATTGAAAGAACCCATTAAAGGAAACAAGAAGAAGGTGTTAAAGATGGTTGACaagtatatgaaatatgataCTTATATGTATGCACCATTGCTTTCTTCTCAACTATTGGGTTCCCTTTCATCAGGTActagtttttaatttattatctttttttgttaattaaatggttattattattgctttgaaataaaatgtaatttgattttGTTAAGGGGTGGAAATAAAATTATAGATTTTTCGGTGcttaatttaatgttttacttATTAGAGGGCTTTATATTGGAATTCTACCATTTGACCAAACCAACCTTTGCCACGCTTtcggattaaattaaaattttatcctttttaggctaaattgtaattttatagattttgaagagattgaaacataaaattttcattttaaggggaCCGAGGCCCTGCCTAACCCCTACCTTCGTCCCTGAGCTCGACAGGATCTAAACATGGCGCCACCGTACCTACACTTTGGTACGACTTACCAGCTTAACGCCGGGCATCTTGGGATTAGAGGAGCCCCTAATGAGAGAGAAAAGCAACCCTATACCAAGCACTTTCCTGCTAACATTCAAAGACCTCCGACCCCAAAACCCAGTTCCTCCATTCGTCATCTTGACCAAGTGAACCGTCTTGAACCACCATAACTTACTCGGTTGTATTAAGGGAATGTAAAATTTTCTCAGTAAATGCCCATCCTGTTTGTGCAAGTACAGTGAAGTAtggtgttaaaatttataaaaatggtAGTTGAATCGTCTCCTCGAGTTTAATGCGTGCATATTACAACTGGCCTCGTCTAAGTTTTGCCCGAACCATGGTGGCTCCGATAGCCTTTCCATGCTATACTTCTAATGTTAGAATACAAAAATAAATCGTGATCTTTAGATATTCCAATGAGATAGATTCGGGATTCCGTCGATGGAGTATAGAAGCCGGTGTTGGCCGCGGCCGCCATGAAATTCTTGTAACATTATACAAATATGTGATATTCCCTAAATATTTTGTTTGTATCTTTTTATTCAGAACAAATCCAATGCATTAGCAAGGTCACCGTGGAAGTCGccacaacaaaaacaaaattgaacACTGAGTCAGCTAACGCTCTAGCAGAGGAGGAACAACCACACGAAGACACTCGTCCCACCGACAATCAAACAATAGCACAAGGAGAAACGGTGAAGCACATGGTTTACCACCACCGTTGCTCGACGCCCATGTCAGGTGTCACATTCTTAAAACCACTTCCAACGCTTTTTTTTTTCGCTTCCATTTGTTATATTATCATTTGTTTACAGGAAAAGCAATGGCAGATCATATGAAGGTGAGGAAGCTTGCTGTTGAGTAAAAATCTAGCAAATTATAGATCGttgtaaaaaaatattaggtAAATGAACAAGATGAATTCATGCTCATACTATAGTGACATTTGCATACTATGTAGAACACTTCGtgtttaacatatatatatataatgaaataaacgCCATTGATGTCCACTTGGAACAACCGAAAGCCGCCCATATGAAGGTGGCTAGATTTGTGGATACTATAAACCTGCTttaaatgtatatgaattgaagatAGTGCCAAATGGTAACGTCTTGATGAAGACAGTGAGTAAATTAATATCTCCACAGATTCCAACTTCCAAGAGTTTTGGACTGTACTAGAACTCATCTCTCGCTCGAGCCGAGCGCGGCTCAAGTTCAAGCTTATTTATTAGTCCGATTATAATAAATTTCGTGTTTGTATGGATGAtctgatttaaattttaaacattataattattataattttgattttatatttattttaattaaaatcatatatacAGATTTGTGcaagttaatataatttatatgtttgacGTTTTAAGTAGGTTGGTCGCATGGGATTCATGTGGAATTTAAAAATGCCACGTTGAAAAAAATATGTGGTAGGTGAAGTGTATGATGATTTTCTTTTGTTCACATTGTATTAAAACGACATATGTTATTATTGTGACCTCATCATTTTATGGTTTCATCCATATTCGATTCTCATGAGAGAGAATATAAATAATACTAGAAAATACTAGAATTTCTTAGACTCATTATGTGGGAATTAAACAAATTTAGGCTATTTTACCATTtgatccaaaaataataatatttactaaaataattctagtttaaaaatatttatctaaataacctgaaataaataaaaaatttgggttAAGGAGATTAGATAATCGGCAtcactattttaattaaaaaatcatttttgaaattttcaaaaaaaataatactatttttaattaaaaataattttttgagtttttcaaagaaaataataaatatattactttttcttttttaaaataaaaaagaacaataaTTTAGCAATGTTTgaagataaaaaattattaaagtagattttaattttatttaaagaaattaattaaattgtgcatattaaatttaaattaattttttaattaataataatgtgagcgatgcaataataattaacaatatgataagtaatttaatattattttaaaatataaaaatatgtaattaaacctgaaaaaagatgagaaaataaTGAGGGGTTAATGTTGcagtatttttatcttttttgttgGGTGACTTTGGCCATTTGTTAGCCGGCACCTCACaccccaaaaaaataattttttgaattagaTAAAGGGGCCTCGACCATCAATGTGTCAGCATCcaaaaaaagttttgaaaaaaatacatgTGTGCAGGCTATCTAGTGtttaaaaccccaaaaaaatatttttaacagaaaaataaTGGTGCCAGCCATCTATTCCCTATAACCcaaatttactattcatttcagGTCATTTAAGTGAACGTTTTTGAATTtgagttatttttgtaaatataaattttttgagTCAGATGGGTAAAATaaccataattttattttaaaaataaattaaattatttatataatctttctaatatatgattttttttacaatttgacaatttttcaatttaattaatttataaattaattgtcAATTAAAATTACCATGTATTTGACGGAAGAATTTTATTTAGatggataaattattaaaatagttatttttgtttgccTCGGGTTACACTtgatcatttatgtttgaaatgttacgttttagtcacttacgttatcgttctGTTACAAAATGGTCGCGCTGTCATTAAGATTTGTTACCTCCTAAATGACGGTCTAACGTGACAgttaaaatagattttaaatacTAACGTGGATATTCAACTAGGATGAGAACAATTTAAGAAAATTAACGAAATAGTGTACAAATTTTTGCCCTAAAACTCAATTTTCCCTAATTTAAAAAGAAGTTTCAGTTTGGGTTCTTTTATTAACAtcaaagaagagaagagaagagaatagaaaaaaaaatagacaCACCAACATTTATTCCCACTTGCTATTGTGGTTGCCTACAATacataaataaagaaagaaagatgaaacatGCCCTTTTTGTTTGTCacatataatatgaaaatatggATCACCTTTTTTGCAAAAGAAACTCATAATATCTTAACCTAAAACCCAAGTAAAGAACAAGAAAACCTCATTTACTTACTGTAATTCATGACCGGAACCTCTTGAAATGATCCTTTGTTCTtccattttgaataaaaaatctaTTCAATTGATGGAACACTCTGTTTGATTTCTAATGTTTCGATTCAACAAAGATGACCATGAAAATGGatgattttttcaattaaaatagaaacaaaaactaaaagaaaaaggataCCAATGGTTTTTTTTCCAATtctatgattattttgatgcattggttttgattattttgggaaactaaattaacaatttctttaattaatttagaaattttaattaattaaatttatttaattcaaaaatcaattaattttatttagttggACATCTACATTGGcattaaaaactcattttaattGCCACGTCAGATTGTCGTTTGGGAAGTAACATATCTTAATGGTAGAGCAAccatttcgtaacaaaacgataacgtaagtgactaaaacataacatttcaaacataaattactataatataacctgaggtaaataaaagtgactatttagATTAGAGTCTGTCACAATATATAACTATGgtataaaatagtttttttttaatgaaaaactcAACTTTTATTACAAGTAAATGAAAATCGatttttaaatattctaaaaaacaCTTTATTTCTTGGTATCAAAATTAAAGTAGGATATGTGATATAAAAATGGGGAATATATTCTCTCCTAAAAGCTCTTGAAGATTATATAATGCTTACTTTTAAACTCGTTGTTTACACCATAGtaatattatttttctctttttttttttaatatatgattTTTGTTGAAATGAAATTTCTGCgaatatctttttatttataatatcaaCACCCGTTCCTCGATGTTAAAttatagtttagttttttttttttaaattgtaaaattttaaattaatatagtaATAAAATTGCATTGATCTTCAAATTTTTGTAAGTCAAATATAACCTCAGAAAGTGGTAGATTTATAGTTTAACCTCTTtagaaattgtaatttttttgtattatgtaATTTCATTTATTGTTCAAGAGTTGATGGCTAAAAATGTGAGCATTTTTTCGTAATTGTTAGAGTCTTACATATAGGGATATAATCGAGTTAAGTTAAATTCAAATAGAAGCaatattgattttaatttgagatttaatgTTTTACTCGAgttaaattaagtttatttattgatttttataattaatattaaatttgagCTCAATTATGTTTTTTAGTATATACAAAAAGTgaaaagtttaattaagtgaataaatcgttcgaatcaaatattataatattcaaattcaattaaatcAATAACACGAGATACTCAAATTCGAGCTCAACTTAATTTACATAGTAGATGCTAAACGATGTGACCTCAATGAAAAAAAACGATGTGACATTTGAAAAAGAAATCTTATAGGTTAAAATATACTATAAGTCTCTTTatctttcaaaaaattaaaatttaagtctaattattaaaattattaaaatttgtcaattggtcattttaaaatagaaaaaactcTCTTGGTATGATAGCCATATGATTCAAAAAAATGACGTAATAGGAGCGAATATAAGGGACAAGTAAGGGCCTTGGccctcaaaaataaattttagccccttattaatgatcaaattataaattaatatatgataaaattacgcTTCGTCCtcttaaaaaaggaaaattttttaattaagttctttcaaaaatgatgaaaacataaattaatacataataaaacatttataattcaattttggtactttttttttgaagttttcccGTGATTGTACTTAatctaaatttaaccaaaaaattaacAGTGATAATATTTAAACCtgaattttaaaacttgaaaagcAAAGACTAAATTCCACatttttgaaaagtacaaggacttcTGACGCATTTTAACCatgaaaatatatgtgaaataaattaatttttacaagGAAGAAACTTCTACTAATTTCATGTAAGGCTTATaatttaaatcgtaaaaatatattttgactttttttattttgaactttccaatttagttggccaaaaggatttttttaattcaaccctattttgtcattttgtttttgttttttaatttttgttcacgcgacagaaaaagaaaaggaaaactcatataaatcaaaataacatCTAATATTTACTTATGGTGAGATTcgaatataatattataaaatttcaaaattttaactttgtCATCAAGGCCATGTTGATAAAGGCTAAGACTACGAGATCTTGATACTTAGGTTCACCTCTAAAATCTTacttaattcatgttaggttatTTTAGAGACATGTATAAATTCTCTTTAAAGCTTTTTCGATTTTACTTCAAATATATTATAGTTATTAGTCTAATTGCATTCCATAATACACGATTCTTTTGTATCTTGCATGTTTGTTTTATTCGAGGTTTGTGTCTGCCTTTCTTAATAATATTAAGGGTTGAACTTATATTCTCTCATTGTGAGTGTTTCACCTAAAACTTTTAGTTACGATACATGATTCTGATTATAATTA carries:
- the LOC121202898 gene encoding uncharacterized protein isoform X1, which produces MEKSKRVSLGVQKNTKQSKKKKLLTNVFNYLKSDNYMFAPLISPSISAGPKLKEPIKGNKKKVLKMVDKYMKYDTYMYAPLLSSQLLGSLSSEQIQCISKVTVEVATTKTKLNTESANALAEEEQPHEDTRPTDNQTIAQGETVKHMVYHHRCSTPMSGVTFLKPLPTLFFFASICYIIICLQEKQWQII
- the LOC121202898 gene encoding uncharacterized protein isoform X3, yielding MEKSKRVSLGVQKNTKQSKKKKLLTNVFNYLKSDNYMFAPLISPSISAEQIQCISKVTVEVATTKTKLNTESANALAEEEQPHEDTRPTDNQTIAQGETVKHMVYHHRCSTPMSGVTFLKPLPTLFFFASICYIIICLQEKQWQII
- the LOC121202898 gene encoding uncharacterized protein isoform X2; this translates as MEKSKRVSLGVQKNTKQSKKKKLLTNVFNYLKSDNYMFAPLISPSISAGPKLKEPIKGNKKKVLKMVDKYMKYDTYMYAPLLSSQLLGSLSSEQIQCISKVTVEVATTKTKLNTESANALAEEEQPHEDTRPTDNQTIAQGETVKHMVYHHRCSTPMSGKAMADHMKVRKLAVE